In Arachis hypogaea cultivar Tifrunner chromosome 2, arahy.Tifrunner.gnm2.J5K5, whole genome shotgun sequence, a genomic segment contains:
- the LOC112746349 gene encoding protein cornichon homolog 1 isoform X2, with the protein MGGKLFFWLVICFPSSIALLATTFYQVLILSDLEADYINPFDAASRINYFILPEYIGQGALCVLCLFTGHWFMFLLSLPVTCHHIMRYVKREHLIDVTEVFRGLNAERKFRLAKLVMYLILLIVVIFRLTLIGIYYLGIETDDEPGSFW; encoded by the exons atgggTGGGAAACTCTTCTTTTGGCTCGTCATTTGTTTCCCTTCCAGCATTGCCCTTCTCGCCACAACTTTCTACCAg GTTTTGATCCTATCTGACTTGGAAGCTGACTATATAAACCCGTTCGACGCGGCGTCTCGGATTAACTACTTCATTCTTCCTGAGTACATAGGACAGGGAGCTCTCTGCGTACTCTGCCTCTTCACTGGACACTGGTTCATGTTCTTGCTCTCTCTTCCAGTTACTTGCCATCACATCATGCG ATATGTGAAACGGGAGCATCTTATTGATGTTACTGAAGTGTTTAGAGGACTTAATGCTGAGAGGAAATTTCGGCTAGCCAAACTTGTCATGTACTTAATACTCCTCATTGTAGTCATATTCAG GCTTACATTAATCGGTATCTACTATTTAGGCATCGAAACTGATGATGAACCGGGAAGCTTCTGGTAA
- the LOC112746349 gene encoding protein cornichon homolog 1 isoform X1, giving the protein MGGKLFFWLVICFPSSIALLATTFYQVLILSDLEADYINPFDAASRINYFILPEYIGQGALCVLCLFTGHWFMFLLSLPVTCHHIMRYVKREHLIDVTEVFRGLNAERKFRLAKLVMYLILLIVVIFRILAAGSSIFYHNSKFEELDIRLNTLGY; this is encoded by the exons atgggTGGGAAACTCTTCTTTTGGCTCGTCATTTGTTTCCCTTCCAGCATTGCCCTTCTCGCCACAACTTTCTACCAg GTTTTGATCCTATCTGACTTGGAAGCTGACTATATAAACCCGTTCGACGCGGCGTCTCGGATTAACTACTTCATTCTTCCTGAGTACATAGGACAGGGAGCTCTCTGCGTACTCTGCCTCTTCACTGGACACTGGTTCATGTTCTTGCTCTCTCTTCCAGTTACTTGCCATCACATCATGCG ATATGTGAAACGGGAGCATCTTATTGATGTTACTGAAGTGTTTAGAGGACTTAATGCTGAGAGGAAATTTCGGCTAGCCAAACTTGTCATGTACTTAATACTCCTCATTGTAGTCATATTCAG GATTCTGGCAGCAGGAAGTTCAATATTTTACCACAATTCCAAGTTTGAAGAATTAGACATTCGGTTGAATACTCTAGGATACTAG
- the LOC112746349 gene encoding protein cornichon homolog 1 isoform X3 — MGGKLFFWLVICFPSSIALLATTFYQVLILSDLEADYINPFDAASRINYFILPEYIGQGALCVLCLFTGHWFMFLLSLPVTCHHIMRYVKREHLIDVTEVFRGLNAERKFRLAKLVMYLILLIVVIFSRKFNILPQFQV, encoded by the exons atgggTGGGAAACTCTTCTTTTGGCTCGTCATTTGTTTCCCTTCCAGCATTGCCCTTCTCGCCACAACTTTCTACCAg GTTTTGATCCTATCTGACTTGGAAGCTGACTATATAAACCCGTTCGACGCGGCGTCTCGGATTAACTACTTCATTCTTCCTGAGTACATAGGACAGGGAGCTCTCTGCGTACTCTGCCTCTTCACTGGACACTGGTTCATGTTCTTGCTCTCTCTTCCAGTTACTTGCCATCACATCATGCG ATATGTGAAACGGGAGCATCTTATTGATGTTACTGAAGTGTTTAGAGGACTTAATGCTGAGAGGAAATTTCGGCTAGCCAAACTTGTCATGTACTTAATACTCCTCATTGTAGTCATATTCAG CAGGAAGTTCAATATTTTACCACAATTCCAAGTTTGA